One window from the genome of Breoghania sp. L-A4 encodes:
- a CDS encoding DUF992 domain-containing protein, whose translation MKIGVLDCAVKSGQTTVLSSAKDLSCNFLRGEDAPADVYFGQIRRVGIELGSTENGVIRWVVLAPSEDVPTGALAGDYVGVSAQATLGVGAGANVLVGGSESSFALQPVSLQTQTGLNLAAGIAELELRSFN comes from the coding sequence GTGAAAATCGGCGTACTGGATTGCGCGGTGAAGAGCGGTCAGACGACCGTTCTGTCGTCGGCCAAGGATCTGTCGTGCAATTTTCTGCGTGGCGAGGATGCTCCCGCGGACGTCTATTTCGGTCAGATCCGGCGCGTCGGAATCGAGCTTGGGTCAACCGAAAACGGCGTGATCCGCTGGGTCGTGCTGGCGCCAAGCGAGGATGTGCCCACCGGTGCGCTGGCTGGCGATTATGTCGGCGTGTCGGCGCAGGCGACGCTCGGCGTCGGAGCCGGCGCCAATGTGCTTGTCGGCGGCAGCGAAAGCTCCTTCGCGCTACAGCCTGTCAGCCTCCAGACTCAGACCGGACTCAATCTTGCCGCCGGGATCGCGGAGCTGGAATTGCGGTCATTCAACTGA
- a CDS encoding glycosyltransferase family 2 protein yields the protein MPSPATSAAAPLAASPHGTPEDASRRHSIAVLLPCYNEAETIAPTIAGFAQALPGARIYVYDNNSADETAAKAQAAGASVHREHLQGKGNVVRRMLADIDADIYLIADGDMTYDPKAASLLIQTLVANNLDMTVGVRQTDESEAYRRGHRFGNRTFNHIVRGLFGPASPTSSPATGRCRGASRNPSP from the coding sequence ATGCCTAGCCCAGCGACATCCGCCGCCGCACCGCTCGCCGCGAGCCCGCACGGCACGCCCGAGGATGCAAGCAGGCGTCACAGCATCGCGGTGCTGCTGCCCTGCTACAACGAGGCGGAGACCATCGCACCGACCATCGCCGGCTTCGCCCAGGCCCTCCCCGGCGCCCGGATCTACGTCTACGACAACAATTCGGCGGACGAAACGGCGGCGAAGGCCCAGGCAGCCGGCGCGAGCGTCCACCGGGAGCACCTGCAGGGCAAGGGCAACGTCGTGCGCCGCATGCTGGCCGACATCGACGCGGACATCTACCTGATCGCCGACGGCGACATGACCTATGATCCGAAGGCCGCCTCACTGCTCATCCAGACACTGGTCGCCAACAACCTCGACATGACCGTCGGCGTCCGCCAGACCGATGAGTCCGAGGCCTACCGCCGCGGCCACCGCTTCGGCAACCGAACCTTCAACCACATCGTGCGCGGCCTGTTCGGCCCGGCTTCTCCGACATCTTCTCCGGCTACCGGGCGATGTCGCGGCGCTTCGCGAAATCCTTCCCCGTGA
- a CDS encoding Lrp/AsnC family transcriptional regulator yields the protein MKARLDAIDWKILKELQDNGRITNVELARRVGISAPPCLRRVRALEEAGIIHGYRTLVDEKQLGYDLTAFAMVGLHSQAESDLLAFQETVETWPLVREAHMLSGEVDFLLKCVAPDLQAFQTFVIRDLTAAPNVDSVRTALTIRRTKDVPLVPID from the coding sequence GTGAAGGCGCGTCTTGATGCTATCGACTGGAAGATCCTGAAGGAACTTCAGGACAACGGGCGCATCACCAACGTGGAGCTGGCGCGGCGCGTCGGCATTTCCGCGCCGCCGTGCCTGCGCCGGGTGCGCGCGCTCGAGGAAGCCGGGATCATTCACGGCTACCGCACGCTGGTTGACGAGAAGCAGCTCGGCTACGACCTGACGGCGTTTGCCATGGTCGGCCTGCACAGCCAGGCGGAGAGCGATCTGCTGGCCTTCCAGGAAACCGTCGAGACCTGGCCGCTGGTGCGCGAGGCGCACATGTTGTCGGGCGAGGTGGATTTCCTGCTCAAGTGCGTGGCGCCGGACCTGCAGGCGTTCCAGACGTTCGTGATCCGGGATCTCACCGCCGCGCCGAACGTCGACAGTGTGCGCACCGCGCTGACCATCCGCCGCACCAAGGACGTGCCGCTGGTGCCGATCGACTGA
- a CDS encoding phenylacetate--CoA ligase family protein, producing the protein MSDTTLEHFTATFATTERLSPGDMARYRGRALERLARHARAQVPFYRARLDALFDSADRFVPEAWREVPIFTRPQAQQQVDALRAARVPEQAGATVEGQTSGSTGMSFHHARSALADLASNAMTTRLHRWHGLDFDKRLARITIDWSGRAVLPDGLCGGPWSREGTGEGWHLGIEGSDAAQQAAWLRRVAPSYLLSYPTAALAILRAAAEQGPPLPLEAVLTTGEVIGDDTRREIAGLSGGRVVDAYGTQELGQIAGQCPQAPHYHVCAESQFVEIVDAAGDPVPAGAPGRLVVTSFYNFAMPFIRYDTGDLATAGAASCVCGRTLPTIARILGRQRHMFTFPGGRSIWPQASSVEMLRHVPSRQFQIAQTAPLAVEYRYVPQQPGQSEDRAALAAYLRRQFDPRIDVSFRPCETIARLPGGKYQEYVRDF; encoded by the coding sequence ATGAGCGACACGACGCTTGAGCATTTCACCGCGACATTCGCGACCACCGAGCGGCTGTCGCCAGGCGATATGGCGCGCTATCGCGGCCGGGCGCTGGAGCGGCTGGCGCGGCACGCGCGCGCGCAGGTTCCATTCTATCGCGCGCGGCTGGATGCGCTGTTCGATTCCGCGGACCGGTTCGTACCCGAAGCCTGGCGCGAGGTGCCCATCTTCACCCGGCCACAGGCGCAGCAGCAGGTCGACGCCTTGCGCGCGGCGCGCGTGCCGGAGCAGGCGGGTGCCACGGTCGAGGGCCAGACCTCGGGTTCCACCGGCATGTCGTTCCACCACGCCCGCAGCGCGCTCGCCGACCTTGCCTCCAACGCCATGACCACCCGGCTGCACCGCTGGCACGGCCTTGACTTCGACAAGCGGCTGGCGCGCATCACCATCGACTGGAGCGGCCGCGCGGTGCTTCCCGACGGCCTGTGTGGCGGACCGTGGAGCCGAGAGGGGACGGGCGAGGGTTGGCATCTGGGCATCGAGGGCAGCGACGCGGCGCAACAGGCGGCGTGGCTGCGGCGTGTCGCGCCGAGTTATCTGTTGAGCTATCCGACTGCGGCGCTGGCAATCCTGCGCGCCGCCGCCGAACAGGGGCCGCCGCTTCCACTGGAGGCGGTGCTGACCACGGGCGAAGTGATCGGCGACGACACGCGCCGGGAGATTGCGGGACTGTCGGGCGGCCGCGTCGTCGATGCCTACGGCACCCAGGAACTCGGTCAAATCGCCGGGCAATGCCCGCAGGCGCCGCACTATCACGTGTGTGCGGAAAGCCAGTTCGTCGAGATCGTCGACGCGGCGGGCGATCCGGTGCCGGCCGGCGCGCCCGGGCGGCTGGTGGTGACCAGCTTCTACAATTTCGCCATGCCGTTCATCCGCTACGACACCGGCGACTTGGCCACCGCCGGTGCCGCGTCCTGCGTCTGCGGCCGCACCCTGCCGACGATCGCGCGGATACTCGGCCGGCAGCGGCACATGTTCACCTTTCCCGGCGGCCGCAGCATCTGGCCGCAGGCATCCTCGGTGGAGATGCTGCGTCACGTGCCGAGCCGGCAATTCCAGATCGCCCAGACGGCGCCGCTTGCGGTCGAATACCGCTATGTTCCGCAACAGCCGGGACAGTCCGAGGACCGGGCGGCACTGGCCGCCTATCTGCGTCGGCAGTTCGACCCGCGGATCGACGTCAGCTTCCGACCGTGCGAGACCATCGCGCGTTTGCCGGGTGGAAAATACCAGGAATATGTGCGGGATTTTTGA
- a CDS encoding cold-shock protein has protein sequence MATGTVKFFNTTKGFGFIQPDDGGKDVFVHISAVERAGMHGLDENQKVEFELETGRDGRTSAGSLRAID, from the coding sequence ATGGCTACCGGCACCGTTAAATTCTTCAATACCACCAAAGGTTTTGGTTTCATCCAGCCGGACGACGGCGGCAAGGACGTCTTCGTGCACATCTCGGCCGTTGAGCGCGCTGGCATGCACGGCCTGGACGAGAACCAGAAGGTGGAGTTCGAGCTCGAGACCGGTCGTGACGGCCGTACCTCCGCTGGCTCGCTCCGCGCGATCGATTAA
- a CDS encoding DUF992 domain-containing protein, with protein MTRSMKALLATALIATAAPVGLAHAEDAGVKAGVLNCTVAGGTGFIFGSSKTLSCAYHPVQGATEVYTGSITKFGIDVGVTNVTQLSWAVFAPSSDVEPGALEGDYAGVTAEATLGAGVGANALVGGLDKSVALNPLSVQVQTGLNVAAGIASLKLTSVQ; from the coding sequence ATGACACGTTCTATGAAAGCACTGCTCGCCACCGCCCTCATCGCCACTGCTGCGCCCGTCGGGCTCGCGCATGCCGAGGATGCCGGCGTGAAGGCCGGTGTCCTCAATTGCACGGTGGCCGGCGGCACGGGCTTCATCTTCGGTTCGTCGAAGACCCTGAGCTGCGCCTATCATCCCGTTCAGGGTGCGACCGAGGTCTACACGGGCTCGATCACCAAGTTCGGCATCGATGTTGGCGTCACCAACGTGACCCAGCTGTCCTGGGCCGTTTTCGCGCCGAGCTCCGATGTTGAGCCGGGCGCGCTGGAAGGCGACTATGCCGGCGTGACGGCCGAGGCCACGCTTGGTGCCGGTGTCGGCGCCAACGCGCTTGTGGGCGGGTTGGACAAGTCCGTCGCGCTGAATCCGCTCAGCGTTCAGGTGCAGACCGGTCTGAACGTCGCCGCCGGCATCGCGTCGCTGAAGCTGACCTCGGTGCAGTGA
- a CDS encoding LysR family transcriptional regulator produces MDWDKLRIFHAAAQAGSFTHAGDTLHMSQSAVSRQVSALEQEIGVSLFYRHARGLLLTEQGELLYRTAQDVLRKLEAVQARLTDSKEKPSGLLRVTTTVGLGSTWLTSRLNEFVELYPDVELQIILNDDELDLTMREADVAIRLRQPVQPDLIQRKLFTVHFHLYASPAYLQRFGSPATVDDLDSHNHRIVMFGEPAPAYLREMNWLETAGMPEGQRRRTALRVNNVVAIKRAIQRGIGIGILPDYLIEADSGLVQLIPEAQAPSFDTYFVYPAELRNTARITAFRDFLLSNAERWTF; encoded by the coding sequence ATGGATTGGGATAAACTGCGCATCTTTCATGCGGCCGCCCAGGCCGGCAGCTTCACGCATGCCGGCGATACGCTGCACATGAGCCAGTCCGCCGTCAGCCGGCAGGTCTCCGCGCTCGAACAGGAGATCGGCGTCTCGCTGTTCTACCGGCACGCCAGAGGCCTGCTGCTGACCGAACAGGGCGAATTGCTCTACCGCACGGCGCAGGACGTGCTGCGCAAGCTCGAAGCCGTGCAGGCCCGGCTGACGGACAGCAAGGAAAAGCCCTCCGGCCTGCTGCGGGTCACCACGACCGTCGGTCTGGGCTCCACCTGGCTGACGTCACGGCTGAACGAATTTGTCGAGCTGTATCCGGATGTCGAGTTGCAGATCATCCTCAACGACGACGAGCTGGACCTCACCATGCGCGAGGCCGATGTCGCCATTCGCCTGCGCCAGCCGGTGCAGCCCGACCTGATCCAGCGCAAGCTGTTCACGGTGCACTTTCATCTCTATGCCTCGCCCGCCTACCTGCAGCGCTTCGGCAGCCCCGCGACCGTCGACGATCTCGACAGCCACAACCACCGCATCGTCATGTTCGGCGAGCCCGCCCCCGCCTATCTGCGCGAAATGAACTGGCTGGAAACCGCCGGCATGCCGGAAGGACAGCGGCGGCGAACCGCGCTGCGCGTCAACAATGTGGTCGCGATCAAACGCGCCATTCAACGCGGCATTGGCATCGGCATCCTGCCGGACTATCTGATCGAGGCCGATTCTGGCCTGGTGCAGCTGATTCCCGAGGCCCAGGCGCCCAGTTTCGACACCTACTTCGTCTACCCGGCGGAACTGCGCAACACCGCGCGCATCACCGCGTTCCGGGACTTTTTGCTGTCGAACGCCGAGCGCTGGACCTTCTGA
- a CDS encoding mitochondrial fission ELM1 family protein, with product MLSDGKPGDEAQCIGVAEALAVPYTIRRVAPRPLFALLMPWGPIDPRDAPSRVGSPLAPPWPDVAIASGRRAVPYLRALRRASRGACFTVFLKDPRTGAGAADFIWVPEHDALRGPNVLATPTPPHRFSAQILEECRAATPADIAALPAPRVAVLVGGDSRHHTFTPRDIESLSAKLQSLAASGAHLMITTSRRTPESLARVLREIAASGDHVLWDGTGGNPLADFLAHADAVVVTADSTNMVGEAAVTGKPVLVFEPSGGHAKIRHFLKKMSELGITRPFAGRLETYRYEPLDSTCTIAAAILERYRRKADAHA from the coding sequence GTGCTGAGCGACGGAAAACCCGGCGACGAGGCGCAATGCATCGGCGTCGCCGAGGCGCTCGCCGTGCCCTACACGATCCGGCGCGTGGCACCGCGCCCTCTGTTCGCGCTGCTGATGCCCTGGGGCCCCATAGACCCCCGCGACGCGCCATCGCGCGTTGGTAGCCCGCTTGCCCCACCCTGGCCCGACGTCGCCATCGCCTCGGGCCGCCGCGCCGTACCCTACCTGCGCGCCCTGCGCCGCGCCTCCCGGGGCGCCTGCTTCACGGTATTTCTGAAAGACCCGCGCACAGGCGCCGGCGCCGCAGACTTCATCTGGGTTCCCGAGCATGATGCTTTGCGCGGTCCCAACGTCCTGGCGACACCGACACCGCCGCACCGCTTCTCCGCCCAGATACTGGAAGAGTGCCGCGCGGCGACGCCGGCGGACATTGCGGCCCTGCCCGCGCCGCGCGTCGCGGTTCTGGTCGGCGGCGACAGCCGGCACCACACCTTCACACCCCGGGACATCGAAAGTCTCTCCGCCAAGCTGCAAAGCCTTGCCGCGTCGGGCGCCCACCTGATGATCACCACATCGCGGCGCACGCCCGAGTCACTCGCCCGCGTCCTGCGCGAGATCGCCGCCTCCGGCGACCACGTGCTGTGGGATGGAACCGGCGGCAATCCGCTTGCCGATTTTCTCGCTCACGCGGATGCCGTGGTGGTGACGGCGGATTCGACCAACATGGTCGGCGAGGCCGCGGTCACCGGAAAACCCGTGCTGGTGTTCGAGCCAAGCGGCGGCCATGCGAAAATTCGGCATTTTCTCAAAAAAATGTCAGAGTTGGGGATCACACGCCCCTTTGCCGGACGCCTTGAAACCTATAGGTACGAGCCACTAGATTCCACCTGCACGATCGCAGCCGCGATCCTCGAGCGTTATCGCCGCAAGGCGGATGCGCACGCGTAA
- the msrP gene encoding protein-methionine-sulfoxide reductase catalytic subunit MsrP produces the protein MLIKRRQGWEIPESQATPEGIFLNRRAFLSGTAALGASIATSAMLPGRARAETDPSAHLYPAERNEAFVLDRAVTPEEINSTYNNFYEFGSHKQIYTYAQKLPIRPWEVRIDGMVDEEMTLGIDELLARVSLEERLYRHRCVEAWAMAIPWSGFALADLVRIASPKAGAKYLAMETFFNPDVASGQRQSWNPWPYTEAVTMAEATNDLAFLVTGAYGKPLAKQFGAPLRLALPWKYGFKSIKSIVRFTFTDVRPQSFWEKIGPSEYGFWANVNPDVPHPRWSQASERILGTNETVPTQLFNGYGEQVAGMYAGLDGEKLFM, from the coding sequence ATGCTGATCAAGCGCCGACAGGGCTGGGAGATACCCGAAAGCCAGGCAACGCCGGAGGGCATTTTCCTCAACCGGCGCGCGTTCCTCTCGGGCACGGCGGCCCTCGGCGCGTCGATCGCCACAAGCGCCATGCTGCCGGGTCGCGCCCGGGCGGAGACCGATCCCAGCGCCCATCTCTATCCGGCCGAGCGCAACGAGGCCTTCGTCCTCGACCGCGCGGTGACGCCGGAAGAGATCAATTCCACCTACAACAATTTCTACGAGTTCGGTTCGCACAAGCAGATCTACACCTACGCGCAGAAGCTGCCGATCCGGCCGTGGGAAGTGCGCATCGACGGCATGGTCGATGAGGAGATGACGCTCGGCATTGACGAGCTGCTCGCCAGGGTATCGCTTGAGGAGCGGCTCTACCGGCACCGCTGCGTCGAGGCCTGGGCGATGGCCATTCCGTGGAGCGGTTTCGCGCTGGCCGATCTGGTGCGCATCGCCAGCCCCAAGGCGGGCGCGAAATATCTGGCGATGGAAACCTTCTTCAATCCCGACGTGGCCTCGGGCCAGCGCCAGTCCTGGAATCCGTGGCCTTATACCGAAGCCGTGACCATGGCCGAGGCGACCAACGATCTGGCGTTCCTCGTCACCGGCGCCTACGGCAAGCCGCTCGCCAAGCAGTTCGGCGCGCCGCTCCGCCTGGCCCTGCCGTGGAAATACGGCTTCAAGTCCATCAAGTCGATTGTCCGCTTCACCTTCACCGATGTGCGCCCGCAGAGCTTCTGGGAGAAGATCGGCCCGAGCGAATACGGTTTCTGGGCCAACGTGAATCCGGATGTGCCGCATCCGCGCTGGAGCCAGGCAAGCGAACGCATTCTGGGGACGAATGAGACTGTGCCGACGCAACTGTTCAACGGCTATGGCGAGCAAGTTGCCGGAATGTACGCGGGACTCGACGGCGAAAAGCTCTTCATGTGA
- a CDS encoding pyridoxal phosphate-dependent aminotransferase, with protein sequence MAFIADALSRVQPSATIAVTNKARELKAAGRDVIGLGAGEPDFDTPENIKQAAIDAINQGKTKYTAVDGIPELKQAICDKFKRENGLDYTPAQVTVGTGGKQVLYNALIATINPGDEVLVPAPYWVSYPDMVLLAGGTPVTVDASMDTGFKMTPEALEAAITPKTKWLIFNSPSNPSGAAYTRAELKALTDVLMKHPQVWVMTDDMYEHLVYDDFEFTTPAQVEPALYERTLTVNGVSKAYAMTGWRIGYAAGPVELIKAMAKIQSQSTSNPCSISQWAAVEALNGPQDFIGENNKVFKQRRDLVVSMLNQATGISCPTPEGAFYVYPSCAGLIGKTAPSGKVIETDEDFVTELLETEGVAVVQGSAFGLGPNFRISYATSTEALEEACMRIQRFCGNVR encoded by the coding sequence ATGGCCTTTATCGCCGACGCGCTTTCCCGTGTGCAACCGTCCGCTACGATCGCGGTCACCAACAAGGCGCGGGAACTGAAAGCCGCGGGCCGCGACGTGATCGGTCTTGGCGCAGGGGAGCCGGATTTCGACACGCCCGAGAACATCAAGCAGGCGGCGATCGATGCCATCAATCAGGGCAAGACCAAATACACCGCCGTCGACGGCATCCCGGAACTGAAGCAGGCGATCTGCGACAAGTTCAAGCGCGAGAACGGCCTCGACTACACGCCGGCGCAGGTGACGGTCGGCACCGGCGGCAAGCAGGTGCTCTACAACGCGCTGATCGCGACGATCAACCCCGGCGACGAAGTGCTGGTGCCTGCGCCCTACTGGGTGTCCTACCCGGACATGGTGTTGCTGGCCGGCGGCACGCCGGTCACCGTCGACGCTTCCATGGACACCGGCTTCAAGATGACGCCGGAGGCGCTTGAGGCGGCGATCACGCCGAAGACCAAGTGGCTGATCTTCAACTCGCCGTCCAACCCCTCGGGTGCCGCCTACACGCGCGCCGAGCTGAAGGCGCTCACCGACGTGCTGATGAAGCATCCTCAGGTCTGGGTGATGACGGACGACATGTACGAGCATCTCGTCTACGACGATTTCGAGTTCACCACGCCCGCGCAGGTCGAGCCGGCGCTCTACGAGCGCACGCTGACGGTCAATGGCGTCTCCAAGGCCTATGCGATGACCGGCTGGCGCATCGGCTATGCCGCGGGTCCGGTGGAACTGATCAAGGCGATGGCCAAGATCCAGTCGCAGTCGACCTCCAATCCCTGCTCGATTTCGCAGTGGGCGGCGGTCGAGGCGCTGAACGGGCCGCAGGACTTCATCGGCGAGAACAACAAGGTGTTCAAGCAGCGCCGCGATCTGGTGGTGTCCATGCTCAACCAGGCGACCGGGATTTCCTGCCCGACGCCGGAAGGCGCGTTTTATGTCTATCCCTCCTGCGCGGGGCTGATCGGCAAGACGGCGCCTTCGGGCAAGGTGATCGAGACGGACGAGGATTTCGTCACCGAGCTGCTGGAGACCGAAGGCGTGGCCGTTGTGCAGGGCTCGGCCTTCGGTCTGGGACCGAACTTCCGCATTTCCTACGCCACCTCGACCGAGGCGCTCGAGGAAGCCTGCATGCGCATCCAGCGGTTCTGCGGCAACGTCAGATAG
- a CDS encoding glycosyltransferase family 87 protein: MLALLRSGDWLTRERIKVYSWILIAQALLALAGLVVFADGLVDAFGKPLGTDFSNVWTAGRMVLEGHAPLAYDPASHYAVQQQTFARADIPFYGWHYPPFFLLVAAVLALLPYAPALVLWQAATLPLYLVVVRKIAPHPLTLVAALAFPAVFINLGHGHNGFLTAALIGGALLCLDRRAILAGVLIGLLAYKPQFGIFLPLVLAVSGRWTTFAAASLTVAALVAVATLAFGIDIWTAFLESTGFTREIVLEAGGTGWEKIQSLFSAVRHLGGSVEAAYAAQLVLAAALTVSLTWLWRGSSAFALKAAALIAASLLVTPYALDYDMVALAPAIAWFAAHGVRMGFRDWEKTTLAVLWIAPLISRTIGGHIPLPIGFLAMLAFYGVVMNRAWSEQSVAAAHGDIRHA; this comes from the coding sequence ATGCTGGCACTGCTGCGCTCGGGCGACTGGCTAACGCGCGAGCGGATCAAGGTCTATTCGTGGATACTGATCGCCCAGGCGCTGCTCGCGCTGGCGGGCCTGGTCGTGTTCGCCGACGGGCTGGTCGACGCCTTCGGCAAACCGCTGGGCACGGACTTTTCCAATGTCTGGACCGCGGGGCGCATGGTGCTCGAGGGTCACGCGCCACTGGCCTATGACCCGGCGAGCCACTATGCGGTCCAACAGCAGACCTTCGCGCGCGCCGATATTCCCTTCTACGGCTGGCATTATCCGCCGTTCTTCCTGCTGGTCGCAGCCGTGCTGGCGCTGCTGCCCTATGCGCCCGCGCTTGTGCTGTGGCAGGCGGCAACGCTGCCGCTGTATCTCGTCGTCGTGCGAAAGATTGCGCCGCACCCGCTAACGCTTGTGGCCGCGCTCGCCTTTCCCGCGGTGTTCATCAACCTGGGTCACGGCCATAATGGATTTCTGACCGCCGCGCTGATCGGCGGCGCGCTGCTGTGCCTCGACAGGCGCGCGATCCTGGCGGGCGTGCTCATCGGGCTGCTGGCGTACAAGCCGCAGTTCGGGATTTTCCTGCCGCTCGTGCTGGCCGTGAGCGGCCGCTGGACGACCTTCGCGGCAGCCAGCCTGACCGTCGCGGCGCTGGTCGCGGTCGCAACCCTTGCCTTCGGCATCGACATCTGGACCGCGTTCCTGGAGAGCACCGGGTTCACGCGCGAAATTGTGCTGGAGGCCGGGGGCACGGGCTGGGAGAAGATCCAGAGTCTGTTCTCGGCCGTGCGCCACCTGGGCGGCAGCGTCGAGGCGGCCTATGCGGCACAATTGGTCCTGGCCGCGGCGCTGACCGTCTCGCTGACATGGCTGTGGCGCGGATCCAGTGCGTTTGCGCTGAAAGCCGCCGCCCTGATCGCCGCCTCGCTTCTGGTCACCCCCTATGCGCTGGACTACGATATGGTGGCGCTCGCCCCGGCAATCGCCTGGTTCGCCGCCCACGGCGTACGCATGGGTTTTCGCGACTGGGAGAAGACCACGCTCGCGGTGTTGTGGATCGCTCCACTGATCTCGCGAACCATTGGCGGCCATATTCCGCTGCCGATCGGCTTCCTCGCCATGCTTGCCTTCTATGGTGTCGTGATGAACCGCGCCTGGAGCGAGCAGAGTGTTGCAGCCGCACACGGAGACATACGGCATGCCTAG
- the trxB gene encoding thioredoxin-disulfide reductase produces MTTYHSKLLIIGSGPAGYTAAIYGARAMLEPTLVCGIQPGGQLTITTDVENYPGFADPIQGPWLMEQMQKQAENVGTKIIYDTIVEADVTAKPVRLIGDSGDVYTADALVIATGAQAKWLGIDTEEKFKGLGVSACATCDGFFYRGKKVIVIGGGNTAVEEALYLANLAESVTLVHRRGELRSEKILQNRLFANPKINVIWDSALEEVLGGGQPMGVTGARLKNVKTGATTDVDAEGIFIAIGHAPAVELFKDQVKLKPSGYIWTEGDSTRTSIPGVFAAGDVTDEVYRQAVTAAGMGCMAALEAEKYVTALETVSEEAAE; encoded by the coding sequence ATGACCACGTATCACAGCAAGCTTCTCATCATCGGATCGGGCCCCGCGGGCTACACCGCGGCAATCTATGGCGCGCGCGCCATGCTGGAACCGACGCTGGTGTGCGGCATCCAGCCGGGCGGGCAGCTGACGATCACCACCGATGTGGAAAACTATCCCGGCTTCGCCGATCCCATTCAGGGTCCGTGGCTGATGGAGCAGATGCAAAAGCAGGCCGAGAACGTCGGCACGAAGATCATCTACGACACCATCGTGGAGGCCGACGTGACCGCCAAGCCGGTCCGGCTCATCGGCGACAGCGGCGACGTCTACACCGCCGATGCGCTGGTGATCGCCACGGGCGCCCAGGCCAAGTGGCTCGGCATCGATACCGAAGAAAAGTTCAAGGGCCTCGGTGTCTCAGCGTGCGCCACCTGCGACGGGTTCTTTTACCGCGGCAAGAAGGTCATCGTGATCGGCGGCGGCAACACGGCCGTCGAGGAAGCGCTCTATCTCGCCAATCTGGCGGAGAGCGTCACACTGGTGCACCGCCGCGGCGAGTTGCGGTCCGAGAAGATCCTGCAGAACCGTCTATTCGCCAATCCGAAGATCAACGTGATCTGGGACAGCGCGCTTGAGGAAGTGCTCGGCGGCGGCCAGCCGATGGGCGTCACCGGCGCGCGGCTGAAGAACGTCAAGACCGGCGCCACCACCGACGTGGACGCCGAGGGCATCTTTATCGCCATCGGCCACGCGCCGGCGGTCGAACTGTTCAAGGACCAGGTCAAGCTGAAGCCGTCGGGCTACATCTGGACCGAGGGCGATTCCACGCGCACCTCGATCCCGGGCGTCTTCGCCGCCGGTGATGTGACCGATGAAGTCTATCGCCAGGCCGTCACGGCCGCCGGCATGGGCTGCATGGCGGCTTTGGAAGCGGAAAAATACGTGACGGCGCTGGAAACCGTCTCCGAGGAAGCAGCCGAGTAA